The following nucleotide sequence is from Actinomycetota bacterium.
TCTAGATGGCACGCTTCTTCAGGCGGCGGCGCTCCCGCTCGGACAGACCGCCCCAAATGCCGAATCGCTCATCCTGCTCCAGGGCGAATTCCAGACACTCGACTCGTACCTCGCACGACAGGCAGACACGCTTTGCTTCACGTGTGCTTCCGCCTTTTTCAGGG
It contains:
- a CDS encoding WhiB family transcriptional regulator; amino-acid sequence: MSAGVILLPLSEVEELGWQEQALCAQTDPEAFFPEKGGSTREAKRVCLSCEVRVECLEFALEQDERFGIWGGLSERERRRLKKRAI